AGGAAGCCATTCTGAAAGTTGAAAATCGTTATTGATTGCACAAAGCTTGCTACTCTGTTTACAATCCTTACCCATGTTTTGCCAGTTTGTTTTTGTGTTCCACTTCACCTGGAGCTTTTGGAAGAATGCTTCATAAGCATTTTGAGACACTACCTTTCAGTACAGTTCAGTGCCAGTTGCTTGAAATATGCTTCTGAAGGCTGGATGTTAGAATCATTACAATAGTCACTGTGGAGGGAGTGTCCAGTACTGCTGTCTTTTCAAAGCAGCAGAGAAGGAGAATAGAGCCTTGTAGCATTATATTCTTTTGTCTGAGAAACTTGTGCATTATGACTGCATATGGGCATGCAGTTTGGCTGCTGTCAAACTCCTTCACTTGGATTTCAGGCCACAGTGATTGCAGGAGTGTGTGTAAAGCGGCTGTAGCTTATCAGAAATGGGAGCTATTCTAAATCTTCTTGATTTGGTTGCTACATAAGGCAAGTTTTGTTGTTTATCTGGAGGGTTCAAAAGAGTGGCCCTCCCTGCAATCAGAAGTGATAGTAGTGCATCATATTGCATAATGTGCAAAATGGTTCTGCTTCAAGTTCCACAGCAACATTTGAGAATTAGTTCTCAAAACTATTATTCCACCTGTACAAATGTGGAAATTTTCAAGAGCTCGTAAGTTCCAGTCAGTCTGCCATTCCCCCACTTAGCTGATAAATTTAAGGCTATAGTTATAATGGCTAACAAAGAGTAGCTGTCCATTCTGTAATCCTGGGAACCATCTTGTGTCATGGAATGGTTGAAATATGTGAAGGCTTCAATCTTTGTACATTGACAGTGGCTTGTGATGGGTTTCCTTTTGCGTTATTTCTCCCGTGAAATGCAAGGGCACTAGTTTTATCAGAATCACCCTAGTACTTTGACATTTCCTTTAGTCTTTTAACTATATTTTGGATTTAGAGATGGCTTCTGGATAtatgtttttcccccctgaaagTAGCTCTCTTTAAGCTGATACTAAAAAATTCATTACTTAGCCTCTTCTCTGTCAGTATTTTTAGTGAGGTTGAGGCACTACCCTCCcacaaagcatttttgtttacagGCTTCCTTGACTAGGGTCCTTAGTTTAAATGCTTAGACACAGTAATCAAAAGTGATGAGAAGCACAGGTGTGTAAGCTTCTCAATAAGGTTTCTTTTTGTTGCAGGCTATACCGCCCCAACTGCTCCCCAGGCTTATAGCCAGCCTGTCCAAGGCTACGGCACTGCTGCTTATGATACAACCACCGCGACGGTTACCACCACCCAGGCTTCTTATGCTGCCCCATCTGCTTATGGCACCCAGCCTGCCTACCCCACCTATGGGCAGCAACCAGCAACAACAGCACCTGCAAGgtaacatataaataaaatgggaTGCATTAACATATACATGCTTGTACTTTTGGTTCAGGGAAAGAACTCTATTTGAGAATACCATCCTCCTGTCTGGCTTCTGCCCTACAGCTTTGATAATTCTGGTTTGTAGGCACATTCCCCTCTTCTCCACGTAATACTTGAATGAAACAGAACTCACATGAAGTTCTTTCTGTGAAGCGCCATGTGGAATAATAGCCATCTATTCTTCTTTCACTCTGGATAAAAAGACAAAACGTACTCGGGCAATATCGCCTTAAAACACATCTGGTGTACTTTGCTGTTGGTGTTTTGATTGGCAAGACATTTAAATGGCACTCAGAGTAGGATTCTTCCCCCCTCTGTTAATGAAGCACCATTGTGGCTTCCGCGGCAGTCAATGGATGGATTGTACTAAATGTTTGAATCATACAGCGATACTAATTTTTATAAGTTTAGTGTATTTAAAATGGTGACCTGCcctgtgtgatgaaggggagggggatataaataaaattaaaatggtttttatattttgttatcAAAACTCAAATATTAGCCTAGGGTTTAAGGCAAATCCTGAAGGCAAAATGTCCTGAGTAATCTTCTGAGATATAATTTCCACCTGCAGTTAAGTGTTAACATGCAGAGGCAGTACATAAGGTTGCCCGTGCCTGACATGAAAGGCAGGCAGGGGCTCCTAAAAGATTTATCCTCACGGATGGATTTAATTTTTAGAGCCCAGGATGGCACCAAGCCTGCAGAGACTACCCAGCCTCAGTCAAGCACATCAGGCTACAGCCAGCCTAGTCTAGGATATGGACAGAGTAACTACAGCTACCAGGTTCCTGGCAGCTACCCTATGCAGCCGGTTACTGCACCTCCATCCTATCCTCCCACCAGGTGAGTTTACTGGAATTCTCAGTACATATCATCTGTTATGTATATGCTATCTGACTGGATGATGTTTTGTGTGGTGATGGTGGGGGGACCTCAGGCCCAGGTGCTGAATTCAGCTCCTCAGACTGCACCCCTCTCCTGCCCTGAACCCTCCTTGAGTGCATTTTGCATCCTTGAACCGTGTATGCCCTTAAACCATGATTAATGCTCTTGTTTGCATGGATGGAGGAATATATGCATGTGTGGAAGCTTCTGACTTTAGTGTGCCTACGGTACAAAGTTGAGTCACATACATTGTcctgcccacctttgcctctggccccgtcCACCACTGATAGGCAGCCCCCACAAAAGGTTGTCTGTGAGGGATGTGGTCCTTGGGTGCAAAATTCTCCCCCCCTACTTAAAGGATGGTTAGAAACGTCAACTCCTTTTTGTGACTTACATCACCTTGGAACGCAGAGGAGCAACATTTATGATTCTTAATATCTATTGGCATACCATGGATAATGATTTACCTTGGTGACTTGCTCCTCAGAGTGACATTGAAGGCAATAGGCAGACTGGCCAATCATAGCAGCACTGCAGTGATCAGTGCAACTTGTTCTGCTTCTCTTCATTGCCTTCCTCCCGCCAGCCACCTGGTTAGTTGTACTGCCATTTACCATGGCAAAAGACTTACGCAGTCTCCAAAAGATATGGGCATCAGAGAAAAACAATAGACTAGTAGTGTTTTGATTTCCCACATGGTTGCAACCTAATGGCAAAGTACTAATAGTATGCATCGTTCTAGTCTGCAAATGTGCAGGTGTAagggttttggggggttttttggtcACAGCTTTGTCAATTTTATGGCAGCCGGTGGTGTGTACTGGTCTGGTTTTCTGTAGTTGTTGATCAGCCTGGGCAAGGGCAAATTATGCATGTTTGCTTAGGCATTTGCACATGTATGGGTGGAAATAGACTGTTTTACTAAgtgccattttcctttcctttgacatATCTTTTCAGCTATTCTTCTTCGCAGCCCAGTAGTTATGATCAGAGCACTTACTCTCAGCAGAGTGGCTATGGTCAGCAGGGCAGCTATGGACAACAGAGCACCTATGGGCAGCAAAGTAGCTACGGGCAGCAGCCCCCCACCAGCTACCCACCTCCGACTGGATCCTATAGCCAGACCCCCAGCCAGTACAGTCAGCAGAGCAGCAGCTACGGGCAACCAAGTGAGTGTTAAtaggggcggtgtgtgtgtgtgttcagataaAAGTTAACAACCCCAAGATGGTAATCAGGACTTTTGAATCAAGGTGTTCTGATTTAAGGGTGGGGTTGGGAAGCtttcagatgtttttttttttttaaaatcagcaacCTCAAAACCTGTGCTGTGTTTCTGCTTTTCAGCTAGCCTGTCTttcatatttgtattttttttttaaatgcactgctGGGGAGCCATTGGCCCCTCCAGGTGGTGTTGTCCCATCACCCCCACTGATGGCCATCTTTGCTGGGGGTGATGAGGGTTGGTGACCCAAGAACATCTGCAGGGGCACAGTTTTCCCAGattcctttttcttctgttttaatagttttcagtgctttcattttatgtTATATTGAAACAATATAAAGCAACATATTACACTACAGTGTTGGTCACACAGTTTTATATCATATTTATTTTCACTAGTTTGATCTACCTGCCCCCATAAAGCAGGTAGAAAAGATGCCTCTGTGTGCTTTGCTGGGGTGGAAAGAGTAAAGTAAAGTGTAAAAGCCagttggaaaaaaataaagtattttccACCTGATATTTTGCATACCTGTGACTATCTTAATGAATGCTTCAGTTCACCATTAGGGTCATTGCATGTTAACATTCTAGAGGAAGGAAATGAATGCTGTTTGCCACTTTGCTAAAATTGCAATGTTGACTATTCCTTAGGTTCATTCCGTCAAGACCACCCCAGCAGCATGGGGGTGTATGGCCAGGACTCGGGAGGCTTTTCAGGCCCAGGAGAAAACCGAAGCTTGAGCGGCCCTGATAGCCGGGGCAGGGGAAGAGGGGGATTTGACCGTGCAGGCGTGAGCAGAGgtgggcggggaggaggaggccgCGGCGGAATGGGGTAAGAGCAAACCTTTTCTTCCTCTCACCTAATTTGGTTTTACCCCATAGGGTGTGCAATGGAAAGAAGGGCTGAAAGATGTCGATGCAAACCACTTTTCCATGGAAATAAACTAATTAACAGCTAGTAATATATACAACTAATGAATTCATGGAAACATTTTCCTAATGGGGACTAGGGGCAGGATACATTTTACCTGCAGTTAATTGAGGGTTGGAGGCAAGAGGGTTTTGGGTGTTCAAATTGTGAAACTTTCAGTTCCCTTCCACGATGAACAGAGATGAAACCCTCTGTGGGTTTAAGAACTGTTGGgttgaacacacacaccccttctgagAAGTCCGCATGTCATTCATTCCTCCTTGCTGGTGTTTGATATCGCAGGTATGTACCACGGTGTCTGCTGCTCTTGTAAAGCATTTTCTTGCCCTAGCTGTGTGTTCTCTTGGCAGTAGCTCTCTGAGCTCGTGTCAAAGCTGAATAGGCTGTGTCAGGATGCTCTTTGAAGCCCAGAGCTCTCTAGCGTAGCTATCGCGTGTGTTCAGGTTGGTTTGGAATTTGAGGAGAGACTCTACATGGtgcaatcataatcataatcataataattaaaAATCGCTTACAATTCTGGACGCGGCTCCATGCTGGAGCTTTCAGGTGTTCCGAACCAGTTCAGCCATTTTAACTGATGGTGGAATCTGGTTTGGGAAGCCTGTTTAGTCAGTACTTGTTTTCCATTACTGGTTTATCTAAGGTGGAAGAGATGGTGGTCAACTGAGAGGCTCAATAATGAAGGGTGTCCTTGTGTGTGTTCCACCCATGTGTATATAGAGCTATGCAGAGTGCTACCCCCAAAACCAAAATGGTCACAAATTTGGACTAGGAGgattgggggggacggggacagaaAAAGATGTCATGGGGTCCAGTTGACAGATCAGTTGCCTTCCAGTCCCACTACACGCAACAGTCTTGACCAGCAAAAGAGACACTCTGCATAGCTTTACTAAAATGAATCCAGATGGTTTGAAATCTTTATTGAAGTCCAACTGCTTTTATTGCTTCAAAAGCTGTTCAGTTAATGACCAAGCCATTTTAACATATTGAAGAGTAACCCTTTCAAATTGGCTTGAGTGGAAAAGGGCTCCTTAGTTCTATTATAAAGATTTCATCTGTTAGGTGTTCCTAGATCTGTTTTAAAGTAGACGCAGACACTTGAAATTGTTATCAccacatctttttttcttttctaaagacCTCCTTAAAAAGTAGGGCAATTTCACACCCATAATCAAAAGCTCATGTATAGTGGCCTTCGCATTGGGGGAGTGGGAGGGAATGTAACTGCTATAGGCCTTAGGCAGACCCCATTCCCAGGGTGGCCCTATGAAACACTTACTTTGGCCACCAAGGGCCAGGGTAGGGGAACTATGTCCCTTTCCATGGTGTGGTGATGCATTTCAGTGTCTGTCCTGCAGGTAAGGAGCCCAATGTTCTTAACGTGCCCTCTTTCATTGcctcaatatttttttatattttcactGGCTGTTAAACATGGAAACTTTTTAACATGCTTTGTCGCATTTATATGCTACAGGTTACAAAGTGAGAGCCTTGTATACACTTCAGTACTTAAAAACCCGTACTCAGTACTCAGCCGGCAGCATAATGAAAAGTGGGACTAGACACGGTGTCCATATGGAGAGGAAAAAATATACATAGAATATTTTTAACCAAATGTGTTCATTGTATAAATGGAAACCTTCTGTAACTTTGGTAACTGCATATAGTACTTCATGTTTGGTATTAAAACGAGAGGGGAGGTGTAATAACTTTAGAATTGTGTAAAATTAAAGTGTAAAAACATGTGTTAAAAAAGGGAAACATTACATATATGGTATATATACTTTGGGAAAAGAGACAAAGCTGCATGCAACAGCTTGGAATTGTGTATATTAAATCTTTTATGGGTTAAAGGTGCAATACTTGCTAACAGTTAGTGGTCCTTCTCCCTCCTTTCTTACTTCCATCCAAATGATGCTTCCACATGCACCCAAAAAGCCATTTTTAGTGGCACTTTATTAATTGGGCACATTTTTGCCCATAAATTATGTTTTGTGGCTTCTCTCCttccgacaccccccccccaatgttaaaagCTAATGCACTGATTTGTTGTATTGTGTTGAATTGTATCCACAAAGCTGCACCCTTACGCCTTTGTACCCTGGTATATTCTGTAAGTTCTCCTTCCACAGAGACTGTTAAATCCAGTAGTGACCTGAATGTATGGCTTTAGTGACTTGTCATCTGAACTGTGTTCTAGGGATTGCTGTatcttctttttctcattttttccgTCAACTGTTAATGTTAAAGGTCCTCCGCCCAGGAGCTTGGCTTGCTGGCCTCACTCGCAGGAGGCTGAGGGTGCAGTTTTATGTATGCAAAATTGGGAGGGAGTTGACCAGTGGACGTAAAATCTTTGTGTGTTTTGATAagacaataaataaatggaaaagttCCATTTTTACTTCTCGGGGGCCAAGTATTGCATTGTTAATACCATTAGCCATGAAAAAAGGGTCCAACTGCCACCGTGGGGCATCCAAACTCAGGCAAGCAAAGGTTGCGTGTGTGTAAAGGAGATTTGAACAAGCTGCCCTGAAGAAAGGCCTAGTGacgagatgagagagagagaaagaaagacagacagacagatgcatTGTTTGGATATGTTTAGCCAGTGCCCTTCTTCCCAGTGAGCCCCAGAGGCTCCGAGCGGTACtggctttttaaagggaaaggcCTTCATTTCTTCGTTTATCCCCCCAGCAGCGCTGGAGAGCGAGGTGGCTTCAATAAGCCTGGTGGTAAGTTTTTGAGCATTACAATGGGatagtgttttaaaaaaaatgcaaccagaaaataaaaaagcccaTAATATTTGTTAGTTTCATAAGTCGTTAAAATTCCATATGCAACAAGACTTTTAATGGGTACTGCCGGCAATGCCTAGGGGTCTATAAGGTTTTAACCTACGGTTACAGAACGAAGGGTAAACAAAGGGTGATGATGTATGGAGAGGAACTACTCCTTTAATTTGGGGAAGGAAATCATTTTAAGCggctttggtttttaaaaaaataaagtaactgGTGGTAAACAAGCACTGATTGGCCCAAGAAAGCCCCCTTTAACCAAGTGTAATATCAGGTGATGGTTTAGAAAGCTGCTAAAATAGCAAGCTGATCTCGGCAGCAAATGCATAAAGGGTGTGCATTGCAAGTTTTTTTGCAGTGCGGTCAATTTGAGTTTTAACACATGCCATCAAATGGCGGTTGTAAATAggtagttgtgtgtgtgtcagtagcGTAGCTTGCAAGGCGTGCACTAACAATCTCTTCtatgatttctctttcctggacGGCAGGACACATGGATGAAGGGCCAGATCTCGATTTAGGTAATTTCAGATAATTCTTTAAATCTGTGGAATGGGTCCCATGTCATTAGTCACCCTCAGGAGAATGCAGTCTTCTCTcgcttaaaataaaatgctgcttgTTCATTTTAATGTTGGAGATTGAGATACTTCTCAGGGCTTTGGGAAAACTGATCAGCTTCTTGCTAGTTTTGCCTTTATTGTGGACAGTAGTTATTAAGAGTGCGTCTTGCTGAGGGCCTCCCTACACAGTCCTGGAGCTGGTCGTgccttttctgtgttttattgagTCTGCATTTTTAAACTGGTTGAAGCTCAGTTAAATGGCATTCTTTGGCCAACTATTATTTGTGGTTGCCTCTGATGCCTCTTCTCACTTGGATCCTCTGATCTCCTACCCTTGGGGAAAATGGGTAGTAACCCTGTTGGGGGCGGGGGATGAGCCAATGTTTGCTTCCAGTAGCTGTTGGGGTGGCCTGTACTTGGtgacacattttctctctctctcctcaggcCCACCCTTAGACCTAGATGATGATGCTGACAACAGTTCAGTGTATGTCCAGGGGTTGACTGACAATGTGACCCTAGAGGAGCTGACAGACTTCTTCAAACAGTGTGGCGTTGTCAAGGTAAGTAACATGATTTGTAAGGTGCAGCCTGTCATGCTACTTGGTGGAGTTGTGGGGGAGGCAATAAAAATCCCCCTTGCGATTTGGCTTTTAAGTTTTCCCATATGTCTTTCATTGTCCCAAGAATACCTTTTATTCTCCTCCCCctgaaaggagaggagagattcCAGACCATCCCTGGAAGACACTGGACACACTAACCACTGATAGTAAAAGCTGGCCTTGACACCAGAGTTCTGGGTGGGGaggttaaaggggggaaatggttggtTTGAGCTGAATGATTTTTGGACTAGGGAGGCGGGGTTTGAGGTTTGCTTATTTGCTGATTAGTGGGTCAAAGGATTGCTTTGTTTATCATTTCATATTGTTAATATTGTTCACTATTATTTAAATGGGTGGTGTGTTCTTTTTTGGGCCCCCCCCCTAAATGTTAGGTTATGTGAAACGTTAATGTGAAATGTTTCCCCTTATGGtattatttattgcatatttttCCTTGTTGTAAGTTACTTGAATACCTTCGGGTGACAAGTGACTAataagattaattaattaatataaataaatgtgtggcATGACCACCTAAGCCTTAGTAAAGCacgtgggattttttaaaaatgaaatttgatGTTGATTAGTCAcataacattttcctttctaaaGATATTCTTTGAAGCATATTCCTGAATAGTACTTTGGGGTGGGGCTGGTGTAGCCTTTGAATTTACTCCTGTACAGAGTGTGATTGTCTTCTCTCATTGCCCCTTAGATGAACAAAAGAACTGGGCAACCCATGATAACAATCTATCTTGACAAGGACACAGGGAAGCCAAAAGGAGATGCTACTGTGTGCTATGATGACCCACCGACTGCCAAAGCAGCTGTAGAATGGCTTGATGGTGAGTGAATTAGAATATTACAGTTactgctgcagctgctgtaaTTTATTACCCATCCTTCcccttaaggtcccagggtgggttacaactattaaagcacaatattaatattaaaacacaatattgatCAATATTAAAAGCTTACAATTACAGAaaagtgggtcctaaaaatacacatctcaagtgtcaaaagccagggtaaaaagTTGCATCTTGAGCATTCGCCATATAATGAAGATACCAGAGGCACCTCTGTGGGAAAGGAGTTACACAACTTAGGGGCTACCACTgagaagggaaggaggtggtctttcaggtgtTTGGGGCCTTGGttctttagggctttaaacacttaacacagagctttccaaacttttcatgttggtgacacactttttaggcatgcatcattttgtgatacaataattcagttttactagcaaaccagaggttaaactaacccctttccagccctgagaGAAGTGTGGGGAGCGTTTGCGCATCACACCTACATTTCAGCCAACACAAATGTGTctcgacacacagtttggaaagctctgcactgaTACGTGAGATGCGCAATAGCTCAAAATGTTAGAAAATGTCAACTTAATGTATATGTAGTTAAAACAAATGTAGTGTGCCTTATTACATCAAGTTTGATTGCAAGTGgtgtatatcgggggggggggtgccctgaTTTCTACAGGAGTGCAGCATGGTTGGGGCAGTGTAACACTACAGAAGTGTGTGAACAATGCCTGCTGAAATTTCAGAAGCCGGAGGAGCGGTTGAGCGTTGCATACTCCTCTCTTTActttagcccaggggtcagcaacctttttcagccgcgggccagtccaccgtccttcagaccatgtggtgggccggact
This is a stretch of genomic DNA from Lacerta agilis isolate rLacAgi1 chromosome 17, rLacAgi1.pri, whole genome shotgun sequence. It encodes these proteins:
- the EWSR1 gene encoding RNA-binding protein EWS isoform X1, translated to MASTDYSTYSQAAAQQGYTAYAAQPAQGYAQTTQQAYGQQSYGTYGQPTDASYTQPQTTATYGQTAYASSYGQPPTVEGTSTGYTAPTAPQAYSQPVQGYGTAAYDTTTATVTTTQASYAAPSAYGTQPAYPTYGQQPATTAPARAQDGTKPAETTQPQSSTSGYSQPSLGYGQSNYSYQVPGSYPMQPVTAPPSYPPTSYSSSQPSSYDQSTYSQQSGYGQQGSYGQQSTYGQQSSYGQQPPTSYPPPTGSYSQTPSQYSQQSSSYGQPSSFRQDHPSSMGVYGQDSGGFSGPGENRSLSGPDSRGRGRGGFDRAGVSRGGRGGGGRGGMGSAGERGGFNKPGGHMDEGPDLDLGPPLDLDDDADNSSVYVQGLTDNVTLEELTDFFKQCGVVKMNKRTGQPMITIYLDKDTGKPKGDATVCYDDPPTAKAAVEWLDGKDFQGSKLKVSLTRKKLPLNSMRGGMPPREPRGMPPPLRGGPGPGGPGGPGGPMGRMGGRGGDRGGGFAPRGPRGSRGNPSGGGNVQHRAGDWQCPNPGCGNQNFAWRTECNQCKAPKPEGFLPPPFPPPGPGFLLGKPLPLRGLIYGTNSGGDRGRGGPGGMRGGRGGLMDRGGPGGMFRGGRGGDRGGFRGGRGMDRGGFGGGRRGGPGGPPGPLMEQMGGRGGRRGGPGKMDKGEHRQDRRDRPY
- the EWSR1 gene encoding RNA-binding protein EWS isoform X2, coding for MASTDYSTYSQAAAQQGYTAYAAQPAQGYAQTTQQAYGQQSYGTYGQPTDASYTQPQTTATYGQTAYASSYGQPPTVEGTSTGYTAPTAPQAYSQPVQGYGTAAYDTTTATVTTTQASYAAPSAYGTQPAYPTYGQQPATTAPARAQDGTKPAETTQPQSSTSGYSQPSLGYGQSNYSYQVPGSYPMQPVTAPPSYPPTSYSSSQPSSYDQSTYSQQSGYGQQGSYGQQSTYGQQSSYGQQPPTSYPPPTGSYSQTPSQYSQQSSSYGQPSSFRQDHPSSMGVYGQDSGGFSGPGENRSLSGPDSRGRGRGGFDRAGVSRGGRGGGGRGGMGAGERGGFNKPGGHMDEGPDLDLGPPLDLDDDADNSSVYVQGLTDNVTLEELTDFFKQCGVVKMNKRTGQPMITIYLDKDTGKPKGDATVCYDDPPTAKAAVEWLDGKDFQGSKLKVSLTRKKLPLNSMRGGMPPREPRGMPPPLRGGPGPGGPGGPGGPMGRMGGRGGDRGGGFAPRGPRGSRGNPSGGGNVQHRAGDWQCPNPGCGNQNFAWRTECNQCKAPKPEGFLPPPFPPPGPGFLLGKPLPLRGLIYGTNSGGDRGRGGPGGMRGGRGGLMDRGGPGGMFRGGRGGDRGGFRGGRGMDRGGFGGGRRGGPGGPPGPLMEQMGGRGGRRGGPGKMDKGEHRQDRRDRPY
- the EWSR1 gene encoding RNA-binding protein EWS isoform X5, which encodes MASTDYSTYSQAAAQQGYTAYAAQPAQGYAQTTQQAYGQQSYGTYGQPTDASYTQPQTTATYGQTAYASSYGQPPTVEGTSTGYTAPTAPQAYSQPVQGYGTAAYDTTTATVTTTQASYAAPSAYGTQPAYPTYGQQPATTAPARAQDGTKPAETTQPQSSTSGYSQPSLGYGQSNYSYQVPGSYPMQPVTAPPSYPPTSYSSSQPSSYDQSTYSQQSGYGQQGSYGQQSTYGQQSSYGQQPPTSYPPPTGSYSQTPSQYSQQSSSYGQPSSFRQDHPSSMGVYGQDSGGFSGPGENRSLSGPDSRGRGRGGFDRAGVSRGGRGGGGRGGMGSAGERGGFNKPGGHMDEGPDLDLGPPLDLDDDADNSSVYVQGLTDNVTLEELTDFFKQCGVVKMNKRTGQPMITIYLDKDTGKPKGDATVCYDDPPTAKAAVEWLDGKDFQGSKLKVSLTRKKLPLNSMRGGMPPREPRGMPPPLRGGPGPGGPGGPGGPMGRMGGRGGDRGGGFAPRGPRGSRGNPSGGGNVQHRAGDWQCPNPGCGNQNFAWRTECNQCKAPKPEGFLPPPFPPPGGDRGRGGPGGMRGGRGGLMDRGGPGGMFRGGRGGDRGGFRGGRGMDRGGFGGGRRGGPGGPPGPLMEQMGGRGGRRGGPGKMDKGEHRQDRRDRPY
- the EWSR1 gene encoding RNA-binding protein EWS isoform X7, with translation MASTDYSTYSQAAAQQGYTAYAAQPAQGYAQTTQQAYGQQSYGTYGQPTDASYTQPQTTATYGQTAYASSYGQPPTGYTAPTAPQAYSQPVQGYGTAAYDTTTATVTTTQASYAAPSAYGTQPAYPTYGQQPATTAPARAQDGTKPAETTQPQSSTSGYSQPSLGYGQSNYSYQVPGSYPMQPVTAPPSYPPTSYSSSQPSSYDQSTYSQQSGYGQQGSYGQQSTYGQQSSYGQQPPTSYPPPTGSYSQTPSQYSQQSSSYGQPSSFRQDHPSSMGVYGQDSGGFSGPGENRSLSGPDSRGRGRGGFDRAGVSRGGRGGGGRGGMGAGERGGFNKPGGHMDEGPDLDLGPPLDLDDDADNSSVYVQGLTDNVTLEELTDFFKQCGVVKMNKRTGQPMITIYLDKDTGKPKGDATVCYDDPPTAKAAVEWLDGKDFQGSKLKVSLTRKKLPLNSMRGGMPPREPRGMPPPLRGGPGPGGPGGPGGPMGRMGGRGGDRGGGFAPRGPRGSRGNPSGGGNVQHRAGDWQCPNPGCGNQNFAWRTECNQCKAPKPEGFLPPPFPPPGGDRGRGGPGGMRGGRGGLMDRGGPGGMFRGGRGGDRGGFRGGRGMDRGGFGGGRRGGPGGPPGPLMEQMGGRGGRRGGPGKMDKGEHRQDRRDRPY
- the EWSR1 gene encoding RNA-binding protein EWS isoform X8 codes for the protein MASTDYSTYSQAAAQQGYTAYAAQPAQGYAQTTQQAYGQQSYGTYGQPTDASYTQPQTTATYGQTAYASSYGQPPTVEGTSTGYTAPTAPQAYSQPVQGYGTAAYDTTTATVTTTQASYAAPSAYGTQPAYPTYGQQPATTAPARAQDGTKPAETTQPQSSTSGYSQPSLGYGQSNYSYQVPGSYPMQPVTAPPSYPPTSYSSSQPSSYDQSTYSQQSGYGQQGSYGQQSTYGQQSSYGQQPPTSYPPPTGSYSQTPSQYSQQSSSYGQPSSFRQDHPSSMGVYGQDSGGFSGPGENRSLSGPDSRGRGRGGFDRAGVSRGGRGGGGRGGMGAGERGGFNKPGGHMDEGPDLDLGPPLDLDDDADNSSVYVQGLTDNVTLEELTDFFKQCGVVKMNKRTGQPMITIYLDKDTGKPKGDATVCYDDPPTAKAAVEWLDGKDFQGSKLKVSLTRKKLPLNSMRGGMPPREPRGMPPPLRGGPGPGGPGGPGGPMGRMGGRGGDRGGGFAPRGPRGSRGNPSGGGNVQHRAGDWQCPNPGCGNQNFAWRTECNQCKAPKPEGFLPPPFPPPGGDRGRGGPGGMRGGRGGLMDRGGPGGMFRGGRGGDRGGFRGGRGMDRGGFGGGRRGGPGGPPGPLMEQMGGRGGRRGGPGKMDKGEHRQDRRDRPY
- the EWSR1 gene encoding RNA-binding protein EWS isoform X3 encodes the protein MASTDYSTYSQAAAQQGYTAYAAQPAQGYAQTTQQAYGQQSYGTYGQPTDASYTQPQTTATYGQTAYASSYGQPPTGYTAPTAPQAYSQPVQGYGTAAYDTTTATVTTTQASYAAPSAYGTQPAYPTYGQQPATTAPARAQDGTKPAETTQPQSSTSGYSQPSLGYGQSNYSYQVPGSYPMQPVTAPPSYPPTSYSSSQPSSYDQSTYSQQSGYGQQGSYGQQSTYGQQSSYGQQPPTSYPPPTGSYSQTPSQYSQQSSSYGQPSSFRQDHPSSMGVYGQDSGGFSGPGENRSLSGPDSRGRGRGGFDRAGVSRGGRGGGGRGGMGSAGERGGFNKPGGHMDEGPDLDLGPPLDLDDDADNSSVYVQGLTDNVTLEELTDFFKQCGVVKMNKRTGQPMITIYLDKDTGKPKGDATVCYDDPPTAKAAVEWLDGKDFQGSKLKVSLTRKKLPLNSMRGGMPPREPRGMPPPLRGGPGPGGPGGPGGPMGRMGGRGGDRGGGFAPRGPRGSRGNPSGGGNVQHRAGDWQCPNPGCGNQNFAWRTECNQCKAPKPEGFLPPPFPPPGPGFLLGKPLPLRGLIYGTNSGGDRGRGGPGGMRGGRGGLMDRGGPGGMFRGGRGGDRGGFRGGRGMDRGGFGGGRRGGPGGPPGPLMEQMGGRGGRRGGPGKMDKGEHRQDRRDRPY
- the EWSR1 gene encoding RNA-binding protein EWS isoform X6, with the translated sequence MASTDYSTYSQAAAQQGYTAYAAQPAQGYAQTTQQAYGQQSYGTYGQPTDASYTQPQTTATYGQTAYASSYGQPPTGYTAPTAPQAYSQPVQGYGTAAYDTTTATVTTTQASYAAPSAYGTQPAYPTYGQQPATTAPARAQDGTKPAETTQPQSSTSGYSQPSLGYGQSNYSYQVPGSYPMQPVTAPPSYPPTSYSSSQPSSYDQSTYSQQSGYGQQGSYGQQSTYGQQSSYGQQPPTSYPPPTGSYSQTPSQYSQQSSSYGQPSSFRQDHPSSMGVYGQDSGGFSGPGENRSLSGPDSRGRGRGGFDRAGVSRGGRGGGGRGGMGSAGERGGFNKPGGHMDEGPDLDLGPPLDLDDDADNSSVYVQGLTDNVTLEELTDFFKQCGVVKMNKRTGQPMITIYLDKDTGKPKGDATVCYDDPPTAKAAVEWLDGKDFQGSKLKVSLTRKKLPLNSMRGGMPPREPRGMPPPLRGGPGPGGPGGPGGPMGRMGGRGGDRGGGFAPRGPRGSRGNPSGGGNVQHRAGDWQCPNPGCGNQNFAWRTECNQCKAPKPEGFLPPPFPPPGGDRGRGGPGGMRGGRGGLMDRGGPGGMFRGGRGGDRGGFRGGRGMDRGGFGGGRRGGPGGPPGPLMEQMGGRGGRRGGPGKMDKGEHRQDRRDRPY